The Catharus ustulatus isolate bCatUst1 chromosome 13, bCatUst1.pri.v2, whole genome shotgun sequence genome includes a window with the following:
- the LOC117002601 gene encoding protein BTG1-like, translating into MRTEISTAAAFVTRLLRAAGGVGEEQLRCFRECLQEAMREHYKHHWFPLVPSKGSGYRCIRINHKMDPLIGKAAGMIGLSHERLFQLLPSELTLWVDPFEVSYRIGEDGSICVLYESPQPGGKATKQLESRTSCKEEWRTGRSSPSKSYNMMTVSS; encoded by the exons ATGAGGACCGAGATCTCCACGGCGGCCGCGTTCGTGACCCGCCTCCTGCGGGCCGCCGGCGGGGTGGGCGAGGAGCAGCTGCGGTGCTTCCGCGAGTGCCTGCAGGAGGCGATGCGCG AGCACTACAAGCACCACTGGTTCCCCCTGGTGCCCTCCAAGGGCTCCGGCTACCGCTGCATCAGGATCAACCATAAGATGGACCCCTTGATAGGAAAGGCGGCGGGGATGATCGGACTGAGCCACGAGAGGCTCTTCCAGCTCTTACCCAGCGAATTAACGCTGTGGGTCGACCCCTTCGAAGTGTCCTATCGCATAGGTGAGGATGGGTCTATCTGTGTGCTGTACGAAAGCCCCCAGCCTGGGGGAAAGGCGACCAAACAGCTGGAGAGCAGGACCAGCTGCAAAGAGGAGTGGAGAACTGGCAGATCCAGCCCTTCCAAGAGTTACAACATGATGACGGTTTCCAGCTAA